The window GGCGACCGAAACGCCCTGCTGGCCGGCGGCGAGCGCCTTCCGGTAAAAGGCGTTGGAGGCCTCGGCGGTGGAGAAGCCGGCATATTGTCGGATGGTCCATGGCCGGCCGGTGTACATGGTGGCGCGCGGCCCGCGCGTGAACGGCGCGAAGCCCGGCAGCGTGCCGAGATGATCGACGCCCTGCATGTCCTCGGCCGTATAGACCGGCTTCACCGGAATGCCCTCCGGGGTGTGCCAGACGAGATCTTCCAGCGGCACCTTCAATTCGCGTTCGGCGAGCGTGGCCCAGTCTTTCAGCGGATTGTTATTCAGGGGATTGTTGTCGTTATCAGGCATTGGCTTTCCGCTCCTTTTTCACCGGCGGGCGCAAACGACGATCGCGCGTTGGAGAGCATACGACATCACTCGAACTCCATGATCAGCTCGTCGACTGCCAGGCTCGCGCCGGCGGCGATCGCCACGCGCTTGACCGTCGCGCGCTTCTCAGCCCGGAGGATGTTTTCCATCTTCATCGCCTCGACGACGGCGATCGCCTGTCCGGCCTCGACCGTGTCTCCGGCTCTGACCGCGATCAAGGTCACGACGCCCGGCATCGGGCAGAGCAGCATCTTCGACGTGTCCGGCGGTAGCTTCTTCGGCATCAGCCACGCAAGTTCGGCAACGCGCGGGCTTCTGACGCGCACGATCACGTCGATGCCGCGCCAGCGCAGCCGGATCCCGGTGCCGACGAGATCGACCTTCACGCCCATCGGCTGATTGTCGATGTTGAAGGTGGCAAGCGTACGGCCGGGTGTCCAGTCGGTTGCGACCGTCACCGCTCCGTCATCGGCGAAGCGGACGAAGGCACCATCGGCCGAGACGCCGGCCGTCACGCGAAAGTCGCGATCGGCAAGGCTTGCCACCCAGTCGTGGCCGACGACGCGGCGGTGGTTGCCGATCGTACCCGAGATCTGGCTCGCGCGCTCCTGCAGCGCCTGGTTGATCACGATCGCGACGGCGGCGAGCTTGCGTGCGTCCGCCTCGTCCGGGACGACGCCCTGGAAGCCCTCGGTAAATTCCTCGGCGATATAGGCGGTGGTGAGGCGCCCTTCGCGGAAGCGCTTCTGCTGCATGACGGCGGAAAGGAAAGGCAGGTTGTGCCCGATACCCTCGACCTCGAATGCATCGAGCGCGCTCGCCATCGCCTCGACGGCGGTGGCGCGATCCGGCCCCCAGGTGCAGAGCTTGGCGATCATCGGGTCGTAATACATCGAGATCTCACCGCCCTCGAAGACGCCCGTATCGTTGCGGATGACGGTGCCGTCGTCCTGCCTGCCTTCCTGAGGCGGGCGGTAGCGCGTCAGCCGGCCGATCGAGGGCAGGAAGTTGCGGTAGGGGTCTTCTGCATAGAGCCGGCTTTCGATCGCCCAGCCGTCGAGCTTCACGTCTTTCTGGCTGAAGGCGAGTTCCTCGCCGGCGGCGACGCGGATCATCTGCTCGACGAGGTCAAGCCCGGTGATGAGTTCGGTCGCCGGGTGCTCCACCTGCAGACGCGTATTCATCTCGAGGAAGTAGAAGTTGCGCTCGCCATCGACGATGAACTCGACCGTACCGGCGGAGTGATAGCCGACGGCTTTGGCAAGCGCGACGGCCTGCTCGCCCATGGCGC of the Sinorhizobium chiapasense genome contains:
- a CDS encoding acetyl/propionyl/methylcrotonyl-CoA carboxylase subunit alpha, whose amino-acid sequence is MFKKILIANRGEIACRVIRTAKRLGIATVAVYSDADRDAMHVRMADEAVHIGASPSSQSYIVIDKILDAIRKTGADAVHPGYGFLSENAAFAEALEKEGVAFIGPPVGAIKAMGDKITSKKIAAEADVSTVPGHMGLIEDAEEAVRIAATIGYPVMIKASAGGGGKGMRIAWSDIEAREGFQSSKNEAKSSFGDDRIFIEKFVTEPRHIEIQVLGDKHGNTLYLGERECSIQRRNQKVIEEAPSPFLDEKTRRAMGEQAVALAKAVGYHSAGTVEFIVDGERNFYFLEMNTRLQVEHPATELITGLDLVEQMIRVAAGEELAFSQKDVKLDGWAIESRLYAEDPYRNFLPSIGRLTRYRPPQEGRQDDGTVIRNDTGVFEGGEISMYYDPMIAKLCTWGPDRATAVEAMASALDAFEVEGIGHNLPFLSAVMQQKRFREGRLTTAYIAEEFTEGFQGVVPDEADARKLAAVAIVINQALQERASQISGTIGNHRRVVGHDWVASLADRDFRVTAGVSADGAFVRFADDGAVTVATDWTPGRTLATFNIDNQPMGVKVDLVGTGIRLRWRGIDVIVRVRSPRVAELAWLMPKKLPPDTSKMLLCPMPGVVTLIAVRAGDTVEAGQAIAVVEAMKMENILRAEKRATVKRVAIAAGASLAVDELIMEFE